The following proteins are co-located in the Pomacea canaliculata isolate SZHN2017 linkage group LG8, ASM307304v1, whole genome shotgun sequence genome:
- the LOC112570772 gene encoding synaptotagmin-16-like isoform X1 — MFSKKFWSDDYSPGHLFTLCCGFFTRSEPQDSRTTAASDAGGGAAKKAVSDSGTYEQIAGTDPLAKAKSPDSTYGTTEHMDTPPANGAAFQYEEDSDSSNDSDDEVLKRYQGLRSSGSVSAKSRHSKKGSVAGRSKGSARPSLGTGPEAVRASDAEWSQVSRKTRSEEDEQHQDDIPSYEAERPLVSPSVVGEVAVPIDHVSEAAASAGASGSDERLTMTFDNEAFAGTEAAFRAPTSGSERHQSTEMLSNDEHLFDVSDLQHEPPLISKCGSLEATFNYDSTRNKITVTVHRAREIPARDRGGFSSTQVHLMLLPTKKQRYKTKAKQGQDPVFEETFTFSKISPEELPGMGLRFRLYGLERMRREQMIGESVVGFASLRLHEPVTHWVTLEPRTNLSHADSGFDVSSLSRSDSASSTQSLQHGGMPELLLGLAYSATTGRLSVHVIKGSNFRNMAMNRAPDTYVKVTLMSPTGQELQRCKTSTRRGQPNPLFKETFMLQVALFQLPDVTLMVSVYNKKSMKKKEMIGWFSLGASSSGEEEAAHWTDMRESKGEEVCRWHVLLES; from the exons ATGTTCAGCAAGAAGTTCTGGAGCGATGACTACTCGCCGGGTCATCTGTTTACACTGTGCTGTGGCTTCTTCACGCGCTCCGAGCCGCAGGACTCGAGGACGACGGCGGCTTCGGACGCTGGTGGTGGTGCGGCCAAGAAAGCGGTTTCGGACAGTGGCACCTACGAGCAGATTGCAGGCACCGATCCCCTCGCCAAGGCCAAGTCGCCGGATTCGACGTATGGCACGACAGAACATATGGACACACCACCAGCGAATG GTGCAGCGTTCCAGTATGAAGAGGACAGCGACTCATCAAACGACAGTGACGACGAAGTGCTCAAACGTTACCAAGGCCTGCGGTCGAGTGGCAGCGTCAGTGCCAAGAGCAGGCACAGCAAGAAGGGAAGTGTAGCGGGGAGGAGTAAGGGCAGCGCCAGACCCTCCCTTGGCA CTGGACCAGAGGCGGTTCGTGCCTCGGACGCTGAGTGGAGTCAAGTGAGCAGAAAGACCAGGTCTGAGGAGGACGAACAGCATCAGGACGACATACCCAGCTATGAAGCGGAGCGCCCTCTGGTGAGTCCGTCAGTCGTTGGTGAGGTCGCCGTGCCGATAGACCACGTGTCGGAAGCTGCAGCGTCTGCCGGAGCGAGCGGCAGTGACGAGCGGCTGACCATGACGTTCGACAACGAGGCGTTCGCTGGCACAGAGGCCGCGTTTCGTGCGCCTACGTCCGGAAGCGAGCGCCACCAGTCCACAGAGATGCTGTCAAATGAC GAGCATCTGTTCGACGTCAGTGACCTGCAACACGAGCCGCCGCTCATCTCCAAGTGCGGCAGCCTAGAGGCCACCTTCAACTACGACTCCACTCGCAACAAAATCACAGTCACCGTTCACCGAGCCCGCGAGATTCCCGCCAGAGACCGCGGTGGCTTCAGTAGCACGCAG GTGCATCTCATGCTGCTACCTACAAAGAAACAGCGCTACAAAACAAAAGCGAAGCAAGGTCAAGATCCGGTCTTTGAAGAGACCTTCACCTTCTCCAAGATTTCCCCAG AGGAGCTGCCAGGGATGGGGCTGCGGTTCCGCCTGTATGGCCTGGAGCGCATGCGGCGAGAGCAGATGATCGGCGAGAGCGTCGTGGGCTTCGCCTCCCTGAGACTGCACGAACCCGTCACACACTGGGTCACCCTGGAGCCCCGCACCAACCTGAGT CATGCGGACTCTGGATTTGACGTGTCCAGTCTTTCGCGCAGCGACTCGGCCTCGTCCACACAGTCGCTACAGCATGGTGGGATGCCAGAGCTTCTGCTCGGACTAGCCTACAGCGCCACCACCGGGCGACTATCCGTCCACGTCATCAAGGGCAGCAACTTCCGCAATATGGCCATGAACCGGGCACCAG ACACCTACGTCAAGGTGACACTCATGTCTCCGACTGGACAGGAGCTGCAGCGTTGCAAGACGTCGACGAGGCGAGGCCAGCCCAACCCATTGTTCAAGGAAACATTCATgctgcaggtggcgctgtttCAGTTGCCTGACGTCACACTCATGGTCTCGGTGTACAACAAGAAgagtatgaagaagaaagagatgatcGGCTGGTTCTCTCTTG GTGCAAGTAGCAGTGGCGAAGAGGAAGCAGCTCACTGGACAGACATGCGGGAGAGCAAGGGCGAGGAGGTGTGCCGCTGGCACGTGCTGCTGGAGTCCTAG
- the LOC112570772 gene encoding synaptotagmin-14-like isoform X4 — MIIPLEAAAFLGAVGVFLILLVIFFLYLNKILCFADCGGFPCIDKPPKSKSSLGAAFQYEEDSDSSNDSDDEVLKRYQGLRSSGSVSAKSRHSKKGSVAGRSKGSARPSLGTGPEAVRASDAEWSQVSRKTRSEEDEQHQDDIPSYEAERPLVSPSVVGEVAVPIDHVSEAAASAGASGSDERLTMTFDNEAFAGTEAAFRAPTSGSERHQSTEMLSNDEHLFDVSDLQHEPPLISKCGSLEATFNYDSTRNKITVTVHRAREIPARDRGGFSSTQVHLMLLPTKKQRYKTKAKQGQDPVFEETFTFSKISPEELPGMGLRFRLYGLERMRREQMIGESVVGFASLRLHEPVTHWVTLEPRTNLSHADSGFDVSSLSRSDSASSTQSLQHGGMPELLLGLAYSATTGRLSVHVIKGSNFRNMAMNRAPDTYVKVTLMSPTGQELQRCKTSTRRGQPNPLFKETFMLQVALFQLPDVTLMVSVYNKKSMKKKEMIGWFSLGASSSGEEEAAHWTDMRESKGEEVCRWHVLLES; from the exons ATGATCA TCCCGCTGGAGGCGGCGGCATTTCTGGGCGCTGTTGGGGTGTTCCTGATCCTTCTggtaattttcttcttgtacTTGAACAAGATCCTTTGCTTTGCCGATTGCGGAGGATTCCCTTGCATCGACAAGCCGCCGAAGAGCAAGAGCAGTCTTG GTGCAGCGTTCCAGTATGAAGAGGACAGCGACTCATCAAACGACAGTGACGACGAAGTGCTCAAACGTTACCAAGGCCTGCGGTCGAGTGGCAGCGTCAGTGCCAAGAGCAGGCACAGCAAGAAGGGAAGTGTAGCGGGGAGGAGTAAGGGCAGCGCCAGACCCTCCCTTGGCA CTGGACCAGAGGCGGTTCGTGCCTCGGACGCTGAGTGGAGTCAAGTGAGCAGAAAGACCAGGTCTGAGGAGGACGAACAGCATCAGGACGACATACCCAGCTATGAAGCGGAGCGCCCTCTGGTGAGTCCGTCAGTCGTTGGTGAGGTCGCCGTGCCGATAGACCACGTGTCGGAAGCTGCAGCGTCTGCCGGAGCGAGCGGCAGTGACGAGCGGCTGACCATGACGTTCGACAACGAGGCGTTCGCTGGCACAGAGGCCGCGTTTCGTGCGCCTACGTCCGGAAGCGAGCGCCACCAGTCCACAGAGATGCTGTCAAATGAC GAGCATCTGTTCGACGTCAGTGACCTGCAACACGAGCCGCCGCTCATCTCCAAGTGCGGCAGCCTAGAGGCCACCTTCAACTACGACTCCACTCGCAACAAAATCACAGTCACCGTTCACCGAGCCCGCGAGATTCCCGCCAGAGACCGCGGTGGCTTCAGTAGCACGCAG GTGCATCTCATGCTGCTACCTACAAAGAAACAGCGCTACAAAACAAAAGCGAAGCAAGGTCAAGATCCGGTCTTTGAAGAGACCTTCACCTTCTCCAAGATTTCCCCAG AGGAGCTGCCAGGGATGGGGCTGCGGTTCCGCCTGTATGGCCTGGAGCGCATGCGGCGAGAGCAGATGATCGGCGAGAGCGTCGTGGGCTTCGCCTCCCTGAGACTGCACGAACCCGTCACACACTGGGTCACCCTGGAGCCCCGCACCAACCTGAGT CATGCGGACTCTGGATTTGACGTGTCCAGTCTTTCGCGCAGCGACTCGGCCTCGTCCACACAGTCGCTACAGCATGGTGGGATGCCAGAGCTTCTGCTCGGACTAGCCTACAGCGCCACCACCGGGCGACTATCCGTCCACGTCATCAAGGGCAGCAACTTCCGCAATATGGCCATGAACCGGGCACCAG ACACCTACGTCAAGGTGACACTCATGTCTCCGACTGGACAGGAGCTGCAGCGTTGCAAGACGTCGACGAGGCGAGGCCAGCCCAACCCATTGTTCAAGGAAACATTCATgctgcaggtggcgctgtttCAGTTGCCTGACGTCACACTCATGGTCTCGGTGTACAACAAGAAgagtatgaagaagaaagagatgatcGGCTGGTTCTCTCTTG GTGCAAGTAGCAGTGGCGAAGAGGAAGCAGCTCACTGGACAGACATGCGGGAGAGCAAGGGCGAGGAGGTGTGCCGCTGGCACGTGCTGCTGGAGTCCTAG
- the LOC112570772 gene encoding synaptotagmin-14-like isoform X2 — MIKNQSMTSVDNEHDVPLEAAAFLGAVGVFLILLVIFFLYLNKILCFADCGGFPCIDKPPKSKSSLGAAFQYEEDSDSSNDSDDEVLKRYQGLRSSGSVSAKSRHSKKGSVAGRSKGSARPSLGTGPEAVRASDAEWSQVSRKTRSEEDEQHQDDIPSYEAERPLVSPSVVGEVAVPIDHVSEAAASAGASGSDERLTMTFDNEAFAGTEAAFRAPTSGSERHQSTEMLSNDEHLFDVSDLQHEPPLISKCGSLEATFNYDSTRNKITVTVHRAREIPARDRGGFSSTQVHLMLLPTKKQRYKTKAKQGQDPVFEETFTFSKISPEELPGMGLRFRLYGLERMRREQMIGESVVGFASLRLHEPVTHWVTLEPRTNLSHADSGFDVSSLSRSDSASSTQSLQHGGMPELLLGLAYSATTGRLSVHVIKGSNFRNMAMNRAPDTYVKVTLMSPTGQELQRCKTSTRRGQPNPLFKETFMLQVALFQLPDVTLMVSVYNKKSMKKKEMIGWFSLGASSSGEEEAAHWTDMRESKGEEVCRWHVLLES, encoded by the exons ATGATCA aaaatcaGTCCATGACTTCTGTCGACAATGAGCATGATG TCCCGCTGGAGGCGGCGGCATTTCTGGGCGCTGTTGGGGTGTTCCTGATCCTTCTggtaattttcttcttgtacTTGAACAAGATCCTTTGCTTTGCCGATTGCGGAGGATTCCCTTGCATCGACAAGCCGCCGAAGAGCAAGAGCAGTCTTG GTGCAGCGTTCCAGTATGAAGAGGACAGCGACTCATCAAACGACAGTGACGACGAAGTGCTCAAACGTTACCAAGGCCTGCGGTCGAGTGGCAGCGTCAGTGCCAAGAGCAGGCACAGCAAGAAGGGAAGTGTAGCGGGGAGGAGTAAGGGCAGCGCCAGACCCTCCCTTGGCA CTGGACCAGAGGCGGTTCGTGCCTCGGACGCTGAGTGGAGTCAAGTGAGCAGAAAGACCAGGTCTGAGGAGGACGAACAGCATCAGGACGACATACCCAGCTATGAAGCGGAGCGCCCTCTGGTGAGTCCGTCAGTCGTTGGTGAGGTCGCCGTGCCGATAGACCACGTGTCGGAAGCTGCAGCGTCTGCCGGAGCGAGCGGCAGTGACGAGCGGCTGACCATGACGTTCGACAACGAGGCGTTCGCTGGCACAGAGGCCGCGTTTCGTGCGCCTACGTCCGGAAGCGAGCGCCACCAGTCCACAGAGATGCTGTCAAATGAC GAGCATCTGTTCGACGTCAGTGACCTGCAACACGAGCCGCCGCTCATCTCCAAGTGCGGCAGCCTAGAGGCCACCTTCAACTACGACTCCACTCGCAACAAAATCACAGTCACCGTTCACCGAGCCCGCGAGATTCCCGCCAGAGACCGCGGTGGCTTCAGTAGCACGCAG GTGCATCTCATGCTGCTACCTACAAAGAAACAGCGCTACAAAACAAAAGCGAAGCAAGGTCAAGATCCGGTCTTTGAAGAGACCTTCACCTTCTCCAAGATTTCCCCAG AGGAGCTGCCAGGGATGGGGCTGCGGTTCCGCCTGTATGGCCTGGAGCGCATGCGGCGAGAGCAGATGATCGGCGAGAGCGTCGTGGGCTTCGCCTCCCTGAGACTGCACGAACCCGTCACACACTGGGTCACCCTGGAGCCCCGCACCAACCTGAGT CATGCGGACTCTGGATTTGACGTGTCCAGTCTTTCGCGCAGCGACTCGGCCTCGTCCACACAGTCGCTACAGCATGGTGGGATGCCAGAGCTTCTGCTCGGACTAGCCTACAGCGCCACCACCGGGCGACTATCCGTCCACGTCATCAAGGGCAGCAACTTCCGCAATATGGCCATGAACCGGGCACCAG ACACCTACGTCAAGGTGACACTCATGTCTCCGACTGGACAGGAGCTGCAGCGTTGCAAGACGTCGACGAGGCGAGGCCAGCCCAACCCATTGTTCAAGGAAACATTCATgctgcaggtggcgctgtttCAGTTGCCTGACGTCACACTCATGGTCTCGGTGTACAACAAGAAgagtatgaagaagaaagagatgatcGGCTGGTTCTCTCTTG GTGCAAGTAGCAGTGGCGAAGAGGAAGCAGCTCACTGGACAGACATGCGGGAGAGCAAGGGCGAGGAGGTGTGCCGCTGGCACGTGCTGCTGGAGTCCTAG
- the LOC112570772 gene encoding synaptotagmin-14-like isoform X3 codes for MPMAVSEVPLEAAAFLGAVGVFLILLVIFFLYLNKILCFADCGGFPCIDKPPKSKSSLGAAFQYEEDSDSSNDSDDEVLKRYQGLRSSGSVSAKSRHSKKGSVAGRSKGSARPSLGTGPEAVRASDAEWSQVSRKTRSEEDEQHQDDIPSYEAERPLVSPSVVGEVAVPIDHVSEAAASAGASGSDERLTMTFDNEAFAGTEAAFRAPTSGSERHQSTEMLSNDEHLFDVSDLQHEPPLISKCGSLEATFNYDSTRNKITVTVHRAREIPARDRGGFSSTQVHLMLLPTKKQRYKTKAKQGQDPVFEETFTFSKISPEELPGMGLRFRLYGLERMRREQMIGESVVGFASLRLHEPVTHWVTLEPRTNLSHADSGFDVSSLSRSDSASSTQSLQHGGMPELLLGLAYSATTGRLSVHVIKGSNFRNMAMNRAPDTYVKVTLMSPTGQELQRCKTSTRRGQPNPLFKETFMLQVALFQLPDVTLMVSVYNKKSMKKKEMIGWFSLGASSSGEEEAAHWTDMRESKGEEVCRWHVLLES; via the exons ATGCCCATGGCAGTCTCTGAGG TCCCGCTGGAGGCGGCGGCATTTCTGGGCGCTGTTGGGGTGTTCCTGATCCTTCTggtaattttcttcttgtacTTGAACAAGATCCTTTGCTTTGCCGATTGCGGAGGATTCCCTTGCATCGACAAGCCGCCGAAGAGCAAGAGCAGTCTTG GTGCAGCGTTCCAGTATGAAGAGGACAGCGACTCATCAAACGACAGTGACGACGAAGTGCTCAAACGTTACCAAGGCCTGCGGTCGAGTGGCAGCGTCAGTGCCAAGAGCAGGCACAGCAAGAAGGGAAGTGTAGCGGGGAGGAGTAAGGGCAGCGCCAGACCCTCCCTTGGCA CTGGACCAGAGGCGGTTCGTGCCTCGGACGCTGAGTGGAGTCAAGTGAGCAGAAAGACCAGGTCTGAGGAGGACGAACAGCATCAGGACGACATACCCAGCTATGAAGCGGAGCGCCCTCTGGTGAGTCCGTCAGTCGTTGGTGAGGTCGCCGTGCCGATAGACCACGTGTCGGAAGCTGCAGCGTCTGCCGGAGCGAGCGGCAGTGACGAGCGGCTGACCATGACGTTCGACAACGAGGCGTTCGCTGGCACAGAGGCCGCGTTTCGTGCGCCTACGTCCGGAAGCGAGCGCCACCAGTCCACAGAGATGCTGTCAAATGAC GAGCATCTGTTCGACGTCAGTGACCTGCAACACGAGCCGCCGCTCATCTCCAAGTGCGGCAGCCTAGAGGCCACCTTCAACTACGACTCCACTCGCAACAAAATCACAGTCACCGTTCACCGAGCCCGCGAGATTCCCGCCAGAGACCGCGGTGGCTTCAGTAGCACGCAG GTGCATCTCATGCTGCTACCTACAAAGAAACAGCGCTACAAAACAAAAGCGAAGCAAGGTCAAGATCCGGTCTTTGAAGAGACCTTCACCTTCTCCAAGATTTCCCCAG AGGAGCTGCCAGGGATGGGGCTGCGGTTCCGCCTGTATGGCCTGGAGCGCATGCGGCGAGAGCAGATGATCGGCGAGAGCGTCGTGGGCTTCGCCTCCCTGAGACTGCACGAACCCGTCACACACTGGGTCACCCTGGAGCCCCGCACCAACCTGAGT CATGCGGACTCTGGATTTGACGTGTCCAGTCTTTCGCGCAGCGACTCGGCCTCGTCCACACAGTCGCTACAGCATGGTGGGATGCCAGAGCTTCTGCTCGGACTAGCCTACAGCGCCACCACCGGGCGACTATCCGTCCACGTCATCAAGGGCAGCAACTTCCGCAATATGGCCATGAACCGGGCACCAG ACACCTACGTCAAGGTGACACTCATGTCTCCGACTGGACAGGAGCTGCAGCGTTGCAAGACGTCGACGAGGCGAGGCCAGCCCAACCCATTGTTCAAGGAAACATTCATgctgcaggtggcgctgtttCAGTTGCCTGACGTCACACTCATGGTCTCGGTGTACAACAAGAAgagtatgaagaagaaagagatgatcGGCTGGTTCTCTCTTG GTGCAAGTAGCAGTGGCGAAGAGGAAGCAGCTCACTGGACAGACATGCGGGAGAGCAAGGGCGAGGAGGTGTGCCGCTGGCACGTGCTGCTGGAGTCCTAG
- the LOC112570777 gene encoding putative OPA3-like protein CG13603 translates to MVAGAFPLVKLGYLAVKQISKPLANVIKLRAKKHPFFRKYVCMPPAQIYHWMEVNVRMRMLGLGKAQSVERLSEEMAIELGAEMLGEFVIFSMAAVTVVLEYKRSSKKEALKEEKQKHDFLMLQQKLQDLDLICMVQEAQIRELQRSVDALASKSKKK, encoded by the exons ATGGTGGCGGGGGCTTTTCCGCTCGTGAAGCTCGGATATCTGGCCGTCAAGCAAATAAGCAAGCCATTAGCAAACGTAATCAAGCTACGAGCCAAGAAACATCCTTTCTTcagaaaatatgtttgcatGCCTCCTGCTCAAA tttACCATTGGATGGAAGTTAATGTTCGTATGAGAATGCTGGGTCTTGGGAAAGCACAGAGCGTGGAAAGATTAAGTGAAGAAATGGCCATCGAATTGGGTGCAGAAATGCTTGGGGAGTTCGTTATCTTCTCTATGGCGGCAGTTACAGTTGTGCTCGAATACAAACGTTCATCTAAAAAAGAAGCTCTGAAGGAAGAAAAGCAGAAACATGATTTTCTCATGCTTCAACAGAAACTGCAG gacctTGACTTGATTTGCATGGTTCAGGAAGCTCAGATACGAGAGCTGCAACGATCTGTAGATGCTTTAGCGagtaaatctaaaaaaaaatga
- the LOC112570775 gene encoding mitochondrial import inner membrane translocase subunit TIM50-like: MSGSIQTKMAAYTVCMCFARQCRDLRISRSFVRFLRHCEYSDTFVTRRLKHTIPAQINCLYTTQATGTTRITDQFLKEKLAAASNDNPPDDKNKEGSENASGKGQEPGKDSDKKGGKWTGKNAWKLGLAFLGGWCLLSGGFLIYAWGSPPLDPDGKEVEDEFSQMPKFLAMFKRASKELNLFTKKIKEPSRDKLLPDPLQYPYLQPPYTLVMEMTGVLVHPDWTYGTGWRFKKRPGIDYFLHQVGPPLFEIVIYTQEQGMTADPLVSSLDPNGYIMYRLYRDATRYQNGHHIKDLACLNRDLSKVIMVEWNPNATELNPRNTLLIPKWTGSDDDRTLIDLAHFLKTIASSGVEDVRNVIEYYSQFDDPIAAFRENQRKLQEEQERLAQEYKDKEEKKSIWGGLGLFKRR, from the exons ATGAGCGGAAGTATTCAAACCAAAATGGCAGCCTACacagtgtgcatgtgttttgcACGACAGTGTAGAGATCTTCGTATTTCTCGAAGTTTTGTGAGGTTTTTGAGGCATTGTGAGTATTCAGATACATTTGTAACAAGACGATTGAAGCATACAATTCCAGCACAGATTAATTGTTTATATACTACCCAGGCTACAGGAACCACCAGAATAACCGACCAGTTTCTCAAGGAGAAACTAGCTGCAGCCTCCAATGACAATCCAccagatgacaaaaataaagaaggtaGTGAAAATGCAAGCGGAAAGGGTCAAGAGCCAGGAAAAGATTCAGATAAAAAAGGTGGAAAATGGACTGGAAAGAATGCGTGGAAGCTTGGGCTTGCCTTCCTTGGCGGATGGTGTTTGCTAAGTGGCGGTTTCTTGATATACGCCTGGG GTTCTCCACCATTAGATCCAGATGGCAAAGAG gTAGAAGATGAATTTAGCCAGA TGCCAAAATTCTTAGCTATGTTTAAAAGGGCTTCTAAAGAGCTCAATCTCTTCACAAAG AAAATCAAGGAGCCTTCAAGAGATAAACTACTTCCAGATCCTCTTCAGTACCCTTATTTGCAGCCACCTTATACTCTTGTTATGGAGATGACAGGAGTTTTGGTACACCCAGATTGGACA tatGGCACAGGATGGCGATTTAAGAAGCGACCAGGCATTGATTATTTCCTGCATCAGGTGGGGCCTCCACTGTTTGAAATTGTCATCTACACTCAGGAGCAAGGAATG ACTGCAGATCCCCTTGTGTCTAGCCTTGACCCAAATGGCTACATCATGTATCGACTATACCGGGATGCAACTCGCTACCAGAATGGACATCATATCAAG GACCTCGCTTGCCTTAACCGTGATTTGTCAAAAGTAATTATGGTGGAGTGGAACCCAAATGCGACGGAACTTAATCCACGCAATACTCTGTTGATTCCTAAGTGGACTGGAAGTGATGATGATCGAACATTGATTGATCTGGCACATTTTCTCAAAA CCATCGCATCCAGTGGTGTGGAGGACGTCCGAAATGTGATTGAGTACTACAGTCAGTTCGACGACCCCATCGCTGCCTTCAGAGAAAATCAGCGTAAATTGCAG GAAGAACAGGAGCGCCTTGCTCAGGAATACAAGGATAAGGAGGAGAAGAAGTCCATATGGGGTGGGCTGGGCCTTTTCAAGCGCCGATGA